Below is a window of Streptomyces sp. NBC_01429 DNA.
CGGCCCGTACAGTCCCGCCTGCCATGCCCACCATCCCACCGGGACCGTCGAAGGCCCTCTCGTCCGGCCCTCTCGTCCCGATCGGCCGAGCCCATGCCGCACATCTCGGTGGTGCCGTGCGGCGGCACGACTCCGGCGACCTCGGCGCCCTCCCCAAATCTATCGCGCGGCATACCCAGGCCCGGATCGGCGTCGAGCCGCCGCACCTCCTCCACCGCGGAGCACGGTCGTCACCAGGCCACGGGCAGCTCGTACACCCCGTAGACCGACCCGTCGTGCTTGAACGGGATGTCCGCCAGCTCCCCGGCCAGCCGCAGACCGGGTACGCGCCGGTAAAGGGTGCTGTACGCGACCTGGAGCTCCATCCGGGCCAGCGTCTGCCCCAGGCACTGGTGCACCCCGAAGCCGAAGGCCACATGGCGGCGGGCGTCGCGGCGGATGTCGAGCCGGTCCGGGTCGGGGAAGACGTCGGGGTCGCGGTTGCCGATGTCGTTGGGCACGATGATGCCCTCGCCCGCGCGGATGACCTCCCCGGCGATCTCGATGTCCTCCAGCGCCACCCTGCGCCGCCCGCTGTGCGTGATGTTGAGGTAGCGCAGCAGCTCGTCCACCGCCGAGGCGACCAGCTTCGGATCGTCGCTGTCGCGCAGCAGGGCGAGCTGGTCGGGGTTCTCCAGCAGGGCGAGAGTGCCGAGCGCGATCATGTTCGCGGTCGTCTCGTGCCCGGCGATCAGCAGCAGCACGCCCATCTGGGCGACGTCGTTACGGGTCAGCTCACCGGCCTCGACCCGCCCGACAAGACCGGACAGCAGGTCGTCGGCGGGGTGGGCGATCTTCTGGCCCACCAGGTCCTCCAGATAGGCCGCCAGCCGCCGCGAGGCGGCCAGCCGCTCCTCGGGGGTCACCTCGCGGTTGATGAGGACCTTGCTGTTCTCCTGGAAGAAGTCGTGGTCGCCGTAGGGCACCCCGAGCAGTTCGCAGATCACCAGCGAGGGCAGCGGCAGGGCGAACGCCTGGACCAGGTCGACCTGTTGGGGACCGGCCAGCATGGCGTCGATCAGATCGTCCGTGATCTTCTGTACGGCCGGACGCATGGCCTCCACCCGCTTGAAGGCGAATGGCGCCGTCACCATCCGCCGCAGCCGCCCGTGCTCGGGATCGTCCATGAGGATGAAGCTGACGGATCCGCTGCCGGGGGCGATCGGCACCGAGCTGGGGTAGCCGGGCCGGTGCAGATCGGCGCTGACCCTCGGGTCGCCCAGCAGGGTCCGCTGATCGGCGTGCCGGGTCACCACCCACGGCGTGGTGCCGTCCCACAGGCGCACCTTCCCGAGCGGCCCCTCGCGCTGCTTGTCGCGCAGCTCGGGCGGCGGGTCGAAGGGGCATTTCGCCGCCCTGGCCATCGGGAACTCGGGCAGTGCGGAACCGAGTTCGTCCGCCGGGTTCAACGTGCTGGCCATGGATGCCTCGCTCTCCTCGGAGCCGGTCCTTCCGGCGCGGTCAGGCAATCCCATTCCATTAATTAAGTCAAGCATGTGATTTAAATTCGCCCACGCGGCCGACCCGAACCAGCCAACCGGAGGCTCCGCCCGGCCTCCGAGGAGGCCGGGCGGAGCCGGAACGACGCGGTACGGGGGGCGGACCCGGGCGGGTGTTACGGCCTGGCCCCGGAGACCTCCGCCGCCTCGGCCTCGCCTGCGGCGGCCGGCGCGGCCTGTCCCGCTGCCGCCGCCGGGCGGTGGCGCGGGATGAAGGTGCAGAGGAAGAAGGAGAGAAGGGCGGCACCGGCGCCGATGGCCATGACCGTCTTGAAGCCGTTCTCGGAGGGCATGGAGACAGCGCCGAAGGTGGTGGTCATCTGGGCGAGGACGACCCCGGCGATCGCGCTGGCGAACGACGTACCGATGGACCGCATCAGCGCGTTGAGGCTGTTGGCGGCGGCCGTCTCGGACGCGGGCACGGCGCCCATGATGAGCGCGGGCATGGCACCGTAGGCGAAGCCGACGCCCGCGCCGATGACGCAGGAGACCAGGACGAGGTGCCAGACCTGGGACATCAGCAGGATGCTGAGGCTGTAGCCGGCGGCGACGATGAGGGCGCCGGTCATCAGGGTGGTCTTCGGCCCCTTGGTCTTGGTGATACCGGCCGAGATCGGGGCCATGGCCATCATCACCAGGCCCTGCGGCGCGAGGACCAGGCCGACGGTCATCATCGACTTGCCCAGGCCGTAGCCGGTCAGCTCGGGCAGCTGGAGCAGCTGCGGGAGGACCAGGGACATGGCGAACATCGAGAAGCCGAGCGCGATCGAGGCGAGGTTGGTGAAGAGCACCTGCCGTCGGGCGGTGGTGCGCAGGTCCACCAGCGGCTGGGCGGTGCGCAGTTCGTAGTAGCCCCAGGCGACGAGGACGACGACGGCCGCGACGAGCAGGCCGAGTACGGTGCCGCTCGTCCAGCCCCAGTCGCCGCCCTTGGAGATGGCCAGCAGCAGGGAGACGAGCCCGACGGCCAGGCCGAGGGAGCCGACCAGGTCGAAGCGTCCACCCGTACGGACCTTGGACTCGGGCACGAGCACCATGATGAGCACGCCGGCGACGGCGCCGAGGGCGGCCGAGACCCAGAACAGTACGTGCCAGTTGAAGTTGTCCGCGATGAAGGCGGCGGAGGGCAGGCCGAGGGCGCCGCCGACTCCGAGCGAGGCGCTCATCAGCGCGGTCGACCCGGCGAGACGCTCGGCGGGCAGCACGTCACGCATGATGCTGATGCCGAGCGGGACGACGGCGGCGGCCAGGCCCTGGAGGACCCGCCCGACGATCATCGGGACCAGGGACTCGCTCAGCGCACACACGATCGAGCCGGTCACCAGCAGGACGACGCTGACCAGCAGCACCCGGCGCTTGCCGTACATGTCGCCGAGGCGCCCGGCGACCGGGGTGGCGACGGCGGCGGCGAGCAGGGTGGCGGTGACGGCCCAGATCGCGTTCGACGGAGAGGCGTTGAGGTACTTGGGCAGCTCCGGGACGATCGGGATCACCAGGGTCTGCATCAACGACACGACGATCCCGGCGAAGGCCAGGACCGCCACCACGGCGTTCGACCTCGGCGGGGCGGATCCCCCCGGAACGGGCCGGGCAAGAGTGTCGGACATGGAAAATTCCTCCGTGAGGGGCATCAGACGTGCTTGACTCACGCAACCATATTCCGATTGATTGACTTAAGCAACTTTACCTCCCCGTAACCCGCTCCCGGACCCGGCCGGCTCTAGGCTGACCGCATGCCCACACGGCCAGCCGCAGCAGCGTCGTCCGCGTCGTCCGGCCCCCCGGAGCCGACCGGGGACAGGCCGCGCATCCTGGCCGTCACCGCCGATCCCGGCATCACCGAACTGCTCGCCCGCACGCTGGAGTGGTCGGGCTACCGGGTCACCGCGGAGCGGAGCGGCGCCGACGGGATGCTGCGGCTCAGCCAGAACCACTTCGACCTGGTGATCTGGGACGCCACCCTGCCGGACCTGGCGGCCTTCGCCCGGGGCCGCCGCGGCGCCCCCGCCGACCGGCCCCCGCTGCTGTTCCTCGCCGAATGGGACAGCCTCCAGCGCCTCGCCCCCGAGCTGCACCCCGGCACCGAGGACTACGTCACCAAGCCCGTACGGATCGCCGAAGTCCTGGCCAGGACCAGGGTCCTGCTGCGCGACCGGACCCCGGAGCGGGACGAGGGCGTGCCGCGCTACGGCGATCTGGTGCTGGACGACGCCGCCTGCCGGGCGCGGCGTGGGGACAGGGCGCTCGGCCTCACCCCGGCCGAGTACCGGCTGCTGCGCCATCTGATGGCCAACGCGGGGCGCGTGCTGTCGAAGGAGCAGATCAGCAGGCATGTCTGGGGCGAGTTCCGGGCCCAGCACTCGATCGAGAAGCTCGTGGGCCGGCTGCGGCACAAGGTGGACCCGGACGCGGGCCGGGCCGAGCCCGTGCTGATCCACACGCACCGGGGCTTCGGATACCGGCTCGGCGGCTCCGACCGCTGAGGAACACGACCGACCGCAGGGGCGACGTGGCCGACGCGGCCGACCGCCGGGAACGTACGGCCGGGAACGTACCGCCGGGAACGTGAGGCCGAGCCCGTGGCGCGGCGACCGGACCACGGAGCGCACCACGGGTTCGGCGCCTCACCCGCTCCCCGCTCAGCCCTGCCGGTGCCAGCGGATCCAGCCCGCCTGCCCGCCGTCGACGAGCAGATCGGTCCCGGTGATGTAGAGCGACCGCGGACCGGCCAGGAACGCCACGGCGTCGGCGATCTCGCCGGGCGTTCCGGTACGGCCCGCGCCGCACGCGTCGAGCATCTTCATCATGTGCCCCTCGGGGTCCGAGTCGGCCTCGGCCTTCGACATCGCCGTGGAGACGACTCCCGGGCTGACGGTGTTGATCCGGGCGCCGCGCAGGTTCCACGCGAGCGCCGCCGCCTGCACCCGTACGTGGTTGGCGCGCTTGGCCAGGATGTACGCGGACGTCGGGTCGTCCCCGACGGCGGCGACCGCGTCCAGCGCGAGCAGCTCCGCGGCCGGGGCCGTCGCGAGGGCCGCCTCGTCCTGGCGGCTCAGCGTCGCGTAGTGGCCCGCCATGCTGGCGACGCAGACCAGCGACGTGCCCCGGACGGCGACCTTCTCGAACGCCTCGATGACATGGACCGTGCCGAGCAGGTCGACATCGAAGATCTTGCGCGCCGACGCCGTGGCCGCCGCGACACCCGCGGTGTGGACGACGGCGGTCAGCCGGCCGGCGGCGGCGGCCGTCTCCGCGAGGGCCTCGACGGACGCGCGGTCGGACACATCGGTGACCACACCCCGTACGGCATATCCCTCGACGCCCAACGCCTCGACGGCGCGGTCGAGTTGCCGCTGGGAGGCGTCGGCGAGGATCAGGGTCCGCCCGCTGCCGAGCCGCCGGGCGACGGACGTCCCCATACCGCCGGCGCCGGTGACCACCACCACGTCACGCGCGTCGGTCGTACCGTCCTGCGTACGGTCCGTACGGTCCTGCATGAGCAACCTCCTTGTTGTTCAGTGGAGTTCGCCGGCCCTGAAGCGGACCGGCGAACGGTGGGAGCGGCCCGGGTCCCCACCGGGGCCGCTCCCACCGAGGGCGAGACGGGCAAGGGCGAGACGGTCAGGGGCGAGACGGCCGAGCCCGAGGGCGTCAGGCCACCTCTGCCGCGTCGACCGGCTCCGCCGCCGGTACCGCGTCGGCCCACAGGGCGCGGAGCGCGATGGCCTGGCGCCACCGCCGGATCTCCTTGGGCGGCATCCCGACCGCCAGGACTCCGGTCACCCGGTCGCCCGTGCGGTACACGGCCACGAACCGGCGCTGCGCCAACTCCCCCGCCACAACGGCCACTTCGTCGTGGCCGCGCAGATAGCCGTACGCCTGGATCTTCATGTCGTACTGGTCCGACCAGAAGTACGGCACCGGTGCGAACGGCTTGCCCGCCGCCGGGTTGAGGAGGTTGCGGGCGGCGGCCATCCCCTGCTCCGCCGCGTGCGTGCGGTGCTCGATCCGCATCTCCACCCCGAACAGCGGGTTGTACCAGCGGGCCACGTCGCCCGCGCCGTACACCCCCGGTCCCGCGGCGCTGTACTCGTCGCAGACCAGGCCGTCCCCCACGCTGAGCCCGCTGTCCGCCAGCCACTCGGTGTTGGGGTGCGACCCGACGGCGACCAGGACGTCGTCGGCCTCGATCAGAGTGCCGTCCGCGAGACGCACCCCGTGCTCGGTCACCTCCGCCACCGCGGCCCCGGTGCGCAGGTCCACCCCGTGCTCCAGATGGGCCCGGGACAGCACCTGCCCGACCTCGGCGCCGACCGCGTGGGCCAGCGGTACGGGGGCGGGCTCGATCAGCGTCACCCGCGCGCCCAGGCCGGCCGCCACGGCGGCGGCCTCAGCGCCGAGGAATCCGGCGCCCACCACGGCCAGCCGCCGCCCCGGGCCCAGCCGGAGCCGCAGCGCCAGCGCGTCGTCCACGGTGCGCAGCACGTGCTGCGCGCCCTCGCCCGGCAGCCGGCGCGGCCGTACCCCGGTGGCGACGATCAGACCGTCGTACGCCAGCCGCGACCCGTCCGCCAGCAGGACCGTACGGTCCGCCGTGTCCAGCCCGGTCGCCGCCGCGCCCAGCCGCAGATCGAGGCCGAGGGCGTCGAGGTCGGCGTAGGGGCGCAGCGGCAGCCGCTTGGGGCTCCACTCGCCCGACAGGATCTGCTTGGACAGCGGGGGCCGGTCGTACGGGGCGTGCGGCTCGTCGCCGACGAGGCTGATCGTCCCCCCGTACCCCTCCCGGCGCAGGGTCTCGGCGGCGGCGAGCCCGGCCGCCGAGGCGCCCACCACGACGATCCGCTTCACTGTTCCACCAGCCTGAGGGCGGCGGCCGGGCAGATCGCCACGGCTTCCCTCACCCCGTCGAGGAGGCTGTCGTCAGGGTGCTCCTCCAGCACGATCGCGACGCCGTCGTCGTCCCGCTGGTCGAACACCTCGGGCGAGGCCATCACACACTGCCCCGCGGCGACGCACTTCGGCTCGTCCAGTTCCACACGCATGGGTGTCTCCACTTCACTTCGTCCGTGCGGGCCGGGTCACCAGGAGACCGGCAGGCTGTGGACGCCGTAGGTCGTCCCGACGTGGTCGAACTCCAGGTCCGCGAGGTCCGCGGCCAGCCGCATCGTGGGGATGCGGCGGTAGAGGGTGCTGTAGACGACCTGGAGTTCCAGCCGGGCCAGGTTCTGGCCGAGGCACTGGTGCGGCCCGTACCCGAACGCCTGGTGCTGGCGCGCCGGGCGGGTGACGTCGAGCCGCTGCGACTCGGAGAACGCCTCGGGGTCCCAGTTCGCGGCGTGCAGGTCGAAGATCATCCCGTCGCCGGCCTTGATGACGACGCCGCCGATCTCGATGTCCGCCTTGGCGACCCGCCGTACGCCGGTCTGCACGATCGACAGGTAGCGCAGCAGCTCGTCGACCGCGTTGGCGATCAGCTTCGGGTCGTCGGTGTCCCGCACGAGCGCGAACTGGTCGGGGTGCTGGAGCAGCGCCAGGGTCCCCAGGCTGATCATGGTGGCGGTGGTCTCGTGCCCGGCGATCAGCATCGCCACGCCCATGTGGACGGCCTCGGTCCTGGTCATCTCACCGGCCGTGACGCGCCCGCCCATCTCGGAGAGGATGTCGTCGCCGGGGTTGGCCAGCTTCTCCCCGAGCAGGTCGTCCAGGTACGCGGCGAGCGCGCCGCTGACCCGCCGGGCCTCGTCCGGCGGCACGGTGCTGTCCAGTACGGTGCTGCTGCTCCGCTGGAAGAAGTCGTGGTCCTTGTACGGCACACCGAGCAGCTGCGCGATCACCAGGGACGGCACCGGCAGCGCGAACGCCTTCAGCAGGTCCACCGGGTTCGGTCCGTCCAGCATGTCGTCGATCAGACCGTCGACGATCTTCTGGATCGGCTCGCGCATCTTCTCGATCCGCTTGACCACGAACGGCCCGTTGACCGTGCGCCGCAGCCGCGTGTGCTCCGGCGCGTCGGTGTTCGTGATCATGCGCGGCGACACCGGCGCGATCTGCGCGCGGTGCTCGTTGACGTACGGGAAACCGGGGTCGAGGTCGTCGTCGCTGATCCTCGGGTCGGTCATCAGCGCCCGCTGGTCGGCGTGGCGGGTGATCAGCCAGGGCGTGGCGCCGTTCCAGATCCGCACCCGGGAGATCGGCTGCTCGGCGCGCAGCCGCTGCGCCGCCGGGGCCGGAGCCAGCGGGCACTGCGCCGCCCGCTCCATCGGATACGGGGGCAGTGATCCGCCCGTACCGCCCGCGGGACAGGTCAGCGTGTCGGTCATGGCGTCTCCTCGATGCTGTGGGGGGGTCGAAGGACTCGACTGCGCACCAGGGAAGCGGAGCGGGCTGACGCCTTCCGGCCGGTTCGCTGACATCTCCCGGACGTGACGCACACCACAGAGAGGGATGGCGGTATCGGGCGCTATGGCCTCTCGGCGCCGAGGGGGGCCGGGGGGACCGGTGGGACCGACGTGTGGGTGGGTGCGCACACTTTGTGTGGGGTGGCCCGGCTCCGGTTCGGCGGCTGACGGTCTGCTGCTGGTGGGGATTCATGCCCCGCTGGTCACCACTCGCTGCGTTCTGCGGGTCAGTACCAAGAGGTAAGCGAGCTGAACGGGAGCAGATCATGGCGGGTGGGGGCCGCCCCTCTCGCTTTGAGTTTCGCGCCTCCGGGCCGGGTGTAAAGGGCGCTCCTTCGTCGCGTCGCTGCGCGATGACCTTCGGTCACCCTTGACACCCGTCCCTGCGGCGCAAGTGCAGGTACTCGGGAGGGGCGGCCCGGGGGAAGGGTTCCCAGGGAAGCCAGGATCGTTGCCCGGTCCGGCTGCTGGCTGCCGGGTCGGCTTGCCCTGCGGGGCGCGCGGTCTCTGCATGGGGTGGTGGCGTGTTTCGTCAAGCGTCTGCCGACCGGATGCTTGCTGGGATTCATGCCCCGCTGGTCGCTCGGAGTGGGTGGGGTGGGGCGGGTGTGACGGGGGAGGTGCTCTGTGGGCATGCAGGGGGAGGTCTTGTGTCCTGAGGACCGATAAGGGGGCTGGTTGGCACAGGAGGGGCTTTGGAGAGGGCCAAAGCCCCCTATGGCTGTCTCTGGGTGAGGGGCAGTGGCCGGGGGCAGTGGTCCAGCGGCCGGACTGTCGGAACTGTGCCTGCGGGTGGGGCAGGTGTGACATGTGAGGTGGATGGGGCACCTCCTGGAGTCCTTGTGTGTCGGTAGCTCCGCGAAAGGCACTTCCCGACACATGAACCCCATCCCGAGCCCCAACGGGCCTTTCCCCCGCCTGTCTTTCGACTGCCCGGTGCTCGTGTGGCACTCAGCAGCGGACAGTGACCAGCGGGGCATGAATCCCCACCAGCAGCGGACGGTCAGTCGCTGAGCCGGGGCCGGGCCACCCCACACCACTGCCGCGTGCCCCGCAGGGCGAACCGGCCCGGCGGTCAGGGGCCGGGCCGGGCAACGATCCTTCCTTCCCTGGGAACCCTTCCCCCGGGCCGCCCCTCCCGAGAACCTGCACTTGCGCCGCAGGGACGGGTGTCAAGGGTGGAGCGCAGCGCAATCGGCGAAGCCGACGCGACGAAGGAGCGCCCTTTACACCCGGCCCGGAGGCGCGAAACTCAAACCGAGGAGGGGCGGCCCCCACCCGCCATGATCTGCTCCCGTTCAGCTCGCTTACCTCTTGGTACTGACCCGCAGAACGCAGCGCACAGTGACCAGCGGGGCATGAATCCCAGCACACAACGAACCGTCAGCCGCCAAACCGGAGCCGGGCCACCCCACACAAAGTGTGCGCCCCGCAGGGCCCACCGGCCCGCACCCCAGAAACTGCCGGGTGCGGGCGGGCTTCAGCGGGCGGCGAGGCCGTCCGCCTGAACGGCCTCGATGAACGTGGTGAACGCCGGGGTAGGGAAGAGGAGCGCCGGCCCTTGGGGGTTCTTGGAGTCACGGACGGGGACGGTGCCGTGCGTGGCGGCGAGGTTGGCGGCGACCTCGATGCACTGACCGCCGTTGTTGCTGTAGGAGGACTTGAACCACTGCGGGGATTCGGTCGTCACGGGGTGCCCTTTCGTAACTGTTCGACCATGGCCACGGATGCTGCCTGGGAGAGCGCTTCTGCCTGTAGTTGATGGTAGGCCGTCAGCATCGGCAGGACGGCAGTGCTTTCCCGTTCAAGATGTCCGCGTAGTGCGGACTCGGCGTACGCGATGAGCGATCGGTCCGTCAGCGTCAGCATCGTTATCGGCAGATCGAACGGACGGCGTGCTCCCATGTCGTGCGGGGCGACCTGAAATACGGTGGTTGGTAACTCGGCGAACTCGATCAGATGCGCCAGCTGCGCTTCCATTACCGCTGTTTTTCCGACAGGCCGACGGACACAGCTTTCGTCCAACACGGCCAGAACCAACGGCGGGCGCGGCCGTACAAGCGCGGCTTGTCGCTCGGCGACGAGCGCGACTCGTTCGCTTGCCTGCTCAGGTGTGATCGCTCCCCGCTTGACGGCACTCTCGGCGAGTACCGACGCGTACTCCGGGGTCTGCAACAGCCCCGGGATAACTCCCACTTCGTACAGCCTGATTTCCGCTGCCCGGCCCTCGTGCCCGACGAACTCGGGAAAGCCCTCCAGCAAGCTGCCGTTGCGGATCTCGCGCCACTGACGCTCGAAGGTGTCGGCCGTGTCGCCGGTGCCGAAGGCGAGGTCAGCACTGCGCGAGAAGCGAAGAGTTGGCATCTTGCGGCCAGTTTCCACGGCTGAGATATGCGTACTGCTGTAGCCAGTCCGTTCGGCAAGATCCTGTTGCTTCCACCCGTGCGCCTCCCGTGAACTGCGGACGCGTGCACCGAAGGCTGCTTGTGGGCTGCTGTCCGGCTGTAACTCCTTGCGGTTGACCATGCCGTCACCGATCTTTCTTCCACTGCTGACACGTTGAACGCTTCTCGACCCTACGCCACGCTGAGCGCTCCCGGTAGTCGAATAGCTACGGAGAGGAGTGGACGTGAGTCACAGACACGCGCCCCAGCCCAACACGCCCATCCAGGCGCGTGAGTTCCGCCGGTCCACCCTCACCCCGCAGGAAGTCGCCGACCGCCGGCGGGCGCGTTGGGAGGCGACCCCCGACGAGACGTGGTTCTCCACGTCGGCGCCGCTTCCGGCCGGTGTGCGGCGGGGGCCGTACGCCAGGCCGACGGCCGACGTGCTGGCCGCCGTCGAGGCCGGATTGCGGCGGAGGGCGGCGGCCGAAGCCGCCAACACGGACGACCGGTCGGTGGGCGCCGGCCGAGGACGGAGGCAGGAAGTGACCGAGCCGACCAGGTACCAGACGGAGCCCGTTGAGCTGCCGCTCCCCTCGCCCGCGCAGGCGGATCCGGCGCCGGTCGAGGGGTGCCTCGGCTGCGCCGAACTCGCCAACGTACGGGCGCGAGCACGGGTCGTGGGCGACATGACCACGGTGTCCGACTGCAACGTCTATATGCGGCGGCACCCCGAGGGGCACCAGTGATCACGGCGGAGGACATCGGCTGCCAGGTGGAGGACCCGGAAGGGCGCGTCGGGATCCTGCGGGCCGTGATCCGGGACTACGAGGACCCGGCCGAGGCCCCCGGCGAGCGCTGCAAGCGGCCCACGGCGTTCATCCGCGCCGAGGGCGGCGGCACGGAGTGGCTGGTTCCGCCCGAACACGTACGGCGAGCCTCGTGAACCGAGCGCCGAGGCGACCATACGACATGCGGAAGCGCGTCATGGTCGCGCTGCTCACCGCCGGGCTCACGATCCTCGCGTGCTCCGCCGCGCTGGCGGCCCTCGTCGTCGCGCTGGCGCTGCGGGCCGTGTGAGTGGGGGGAGGCGGGAACCGGCCGCGTCCGGGACGGCAGGACGCCTCACCGTCAGCCCGTTCCGGACGCTGCTCGGAATTCTTCGGACAAGAACAAGCCGATACGCCCCCGACTTGGCGGGGGGCGTATCGCCGATGAGGGGCTACCTGCGACCAACGGCGTGACGCGGATCG
It encodes the following:
- a CDS encoding cytochrome P450; the encoded protein is MASTLNPADELGSALPEFPMARAAKCPFDPPPELRDKQREGPLGKVRLWDGTTPWVVTRHADQRTLLGDPRVSADLHRPGYPSSVPIAPGSGSVSFILMDDPEHGRLRRMVTAPFAFKRVEAMRPAVQKITDDLIDAMLAGPQQVDLVQAFALPLPSLVICELLGVPYGDHDFFQENSKVLINREVTPEERLAASRRLAAYLEDLVGQKIAHPADDLLSGLVGRVEAGELTRNDVAQMGVLLLIAGHETTANMIALGTLALLENPDQLALLRDSDDPKLVASAVDELLRYLNITHSGRRRVALEDIEIAGEVIRAGEGIIVPNDIGNRDPDVFPDPDRLDIRRDARRHVAFGFGVHQCLGQTLARMELQVAYSTLYRRVPGLRLAGELADIPFKHDGSVYGVYELPVAW
- a CDS encoding MFS transporter, whose protein sequence is MSDTLARPVPGGSAPPRSNAVVAVLAFAGIVVSLMQTLVIPIVPELPKYLNASPSNAIWAVTATLLAAAVATPVAGRLGDMYGKRRVLLVSVVLLVTGSIVCALSESLVPMIVGRVLQGLAAAVVPLGISIMRDVLPAERLAGSTALMSASLGVGGALGLPSAAFIADNFNWHVLFWVSAALGAVAGVLIMVLVPESKVRTGGRFDLVGSLGLAVGLVSLLLAISKGGDWGWTSGTVLGLLVAAVVVLVAWGYYELRTAQPLVDLRTTARRQVLFTNLASIALGFSMFAMSLVLPQLLQLPELTGYGLGKSMMTVGLVLAPQGLVMMAMAPISAGITKTKGPKTTLMTGALIVAAGYSLSILLMSQVWHLVLVSCVIGAGVGFAYGAMPALIMGAVPASETAAANSLNALMRSIGTSFASAIAGVVLAQMTTTFGAVSMPSENGFKTVMAIGAGAALLSFFLCTFIPRHRPAAAAGQAAPAAAGEAEAAEVSGARP
- a CDS encoding response regulator transcription factor → MPTRPAAAASSASSGPPEPTGDRPRILAVTADPGITELLARTLEWSGYRVTAERSGADGMLRLSQNHFDLVIWDATLPDLAAFARGRRGAPADRPPLLFLAEWDSLQRLAPELHPGTEDYVTKPVRIAEVLARTRVLLRDRTPERDEGVPRYGDLVLDDAACRARRGDRALGLTPAEYRLLRHLMANAGRVLSKEQISRHVWGEFRAQHSIEKLVGRLRHKVDPDAGRAEPVLIHTHRGFGYRLGGSDR
- a CDS encoding SDR family oxidoreductase; amino-acid sequence: MQDRTDRTQDGTTDARDVVVVTGAGGMGTSVARRLGSGRTLILADASQRQLDRAVEALGVEGYAVRGVVTDVSDRASVEALAETAAAAGRLTAVVHTAGVAAATASARKIFDVDLLGTVHVIEAFEKVAVRGTSLVCVASMAGHYATLSRQDEAALATAPAAELLALDAVAAVGDDPTSAYILAKRANHVRVQAAALAWNLRGARINTVSPGVVSTAMSKAEADSDPEGHMMKMLDACGAGRTGTPGEIADAVAFLAGPRSLYITGTDLLVDGGQAGWIRWHRQG
- a CDS encoding NAD(P)/FAD-dependent oxidoreductase, with translation MKRIVVVGASAAGLAAAETLRREGYGGTISLVGDEPHAPYDRPPLSKQILSGEWSPKRLPLRPYADLDALGLDLRLGAAATGLDTADRTVLLADGSRLAYDGLIVATGVRPRRLPGEGAQHVLRTVDDALALRLRLGPGRRLAVVGAGFLGAEAAAVAAGLGARVTLIEPAPVPLAHAVGAEVGQVLSRAHLEHGVDLRTGAAVAEVTEHGVRLADGTLIEADDVLVAVGSHPNTEWLADSGLSVGDGLVCDEYSAAGPGVYGAGDVARWYNPLFGVEMRIEHRTHAAEQGMAAARNLLNPAAGKPFAPVPYFWSDQYDMKIQAYGYLRGHDEVAVVAGELAQRRFVAVYRTGDRVTGVLAVGMPPKEIRRWRQAIALRALWADAVPAAEPVDAAEVA
- a CDS encoding ferredoxin; amino-acid sequence: MRVELDEPKCVAAGQCVMASPEVFDQRDDDGVAIVLEEHPDDSLLDGVREAVAICPAAALRLVEQ
- a CDS encoding cytochrome P450, which gives rise to MTDTLTCPAGGTGGSLPPYPMERAAQCPLAPAPAAQRLRAEQPISRVRIWNGATPWLITRHADQRALMTDPRISDDDLDPGFPYVNEHRAQIAPVSPRMITNTDAPEHTRLRRTVNGPFVVKRIEKMREPIQKIVDGLIDDMLDGPNPVDLLKAFALPVPSLVIAQLLGVPYKDHDFFQRSSSTVLDSTVPPDEARRVSGALAAYLDDLLGEKLANPGDDILSEMGGRVTAGEMTRTEAVHMGVAMLIAGHETTATMISLGTLALLQHPDQFALVRDTDDPKLIANAVDELLRYLSIVQTGVRRVAKADIEIGGVVIKAGDGMIFDLHAANWDPEAFSESQRLDVTRPARQHQAFGYGPHQCLGQNLARLELQVVYSTLYRRIPTMRLAADLADLEFDHVGTTYGVHSLPVSW
- a CDS encoding DUF397 domain-containing protein, whose amino-acid sequence is MTTESPQWFKSSYSNNGGQCIEVAANLAATHGTVPVRDSKNPQGPALLFPTPAFTTFIEAVQADGLAAR
- a CDS encoding helix-turn-helix domain-containing protein; this encodes MVNRKELQPDSSPQAAFGARVRSSREAHGWKQQDLAERTGYSSTHISAVETGRKMPTLRFSRSADLAFGTGDTADTFERQWREIRNGSLLEGFPEFVGHEGRAAEIRLYEVGVIPGLLQTPEYASVLAESAVKRGAITPEQASERVALVAERQAALVRPRPPLVLAVLDESCVRRPVGKTAVMEAQLAHLIEFAELPTTVFQVAPHDMGARRPFDLPITMLTLTDRSLIAYAESALRGHLERESTAVLPMLTAYHQLQAEALSQAASVAMVEQLRKGTP